The genomic region GTGTCCGACACCCACGCCGAGCTGGGACTCGTTTGGGAACGCGTAGTGCAGGAGCTGTCCTCCGGCACCCTTTCCCCGCAACAGCGAGCCTGGATGCGGGTGACCCGCCCGATCGGCCTGCTCGACGGCACGGCCCTGCTGGCCGCGCCGAGTGACTTCGCCAAGGACGCCATCGAACGCGCGCTGCGCGAACCGATCACCGCCGCGCTCTCCCGCCACCTCGGCCGGGACGTCTCGCTCGCGGTGAAGGTGGACAACGCACCGCTGAGCCCCGCCCCGCCCAAACCGGTCGCGCCGCCCCCGGTGAGCGCGCCCTCGCATGCGGGCCCGTCGCTGGAACAGCCGACGATGCCCGCGATCCCGCTGCCGCTGGCCCCGCTGCCGAACGGGATGGCCACCACGCCGATCCCGGCCACCGGGTTGCCGCAGGTCAGCCCGCTGCCCACGGTCGCCATGGCCGAGGGCGGGGACACCGAGGACGAGGTGGACGAGGAGCGCGAGGCGCTCGCCGCGGTGCACGAGATATGGCCCAAGTACTCCGGCAACTCCGCCGGTCAGCCGGCCCGCTCGCCGAGCAACCCGCAGACCAGGCTGAACGAGAAGTACACCTTCGACACCTTCGTCATCGGCGCGTCCAACCGGTTCGCGCACGCCGCGGCGGTGGCCGTGGCCGAGGCGCCGGCCAGGGCGTACAACCCGCTGTTCATCTGGGGTGAGTCCGGTCTCGGCAAGACCCACCTGCTGCACGCGGTCGGGCACTACGCACAGCGGCTCTTCCAGGGCATGCGGGTGCGGTACGTCTCGACCGAGGAGTTCACCAACGACTTCATCAACTCACTGCGTGACGACCGCAAGGTCGCCTTCCAGCGCCGCTACCGGGACGTCGACGTGCTCCTGGTCGACGACATCCAGTTCCTGGAGGGCAAGGAAGGCACGCAGGAGGAGTTCTTCCACACCTTCAACACCCTGCACAACGCGAACAAGCAGATCGTGGTGTCCTCGGACCGGCCGCCCAAGCGGCTGGAGACCCTGGAGGACCGGCTGCGCACGCGGTTCGAGTGGGGCCTGATCACCGACATCCAGCCGCCCGAGCTGGAGACCCGGATCGCGATCCTGCGCAAGAAGGCGGCGCAGGACCGGCTGGCCGCGCCGGCCGAGGTGCTGGAGTTCATCGCCGCCCGGATCGAGCGCAACATCCGCGAGCTGGAAGGCGCGCTGATCAGGGTCACCGCGTTCGCCTCGCTGAACCGGCAGCCGGTGGACGTGCCGCTGGCCGAGATCGTGCTGCGCGACCTGATCCCGGACTCGCAGGCTCCGGAGATCACCGCGCCCACGATCATGGCGGTCACCGCGGAGTTCTTCGCGGTGAGCATCGACGACCTGTGCGGGCCCGGCAAGACCAAGGCGCTGGCCCAGGCCAGGCAGATCGCCATGTACCTGTGCCGCGAGCTGACCGACCTGTCCCTGCCGAAGATCGGGCAGACCTTCGGCGGCCGCGACCACACCACCGTCATGTACGCAGACAAGAAGATCCGCAAGGAGATGGCCGAGCGCCGCCGCATCTACGACCAGGTCCAGGAGCTGACCTCCCGGATCAAGCAGCGGGCCCGCGCCTGACCCCCAGCACGCCGTAGACGCCCGTCGGAGAGTCCCTCCGGCGGGCGTCTTCTCTTGGGTGCCCCGCTCCGGCCGCCGATGACTACGGGGATGCCAGGGCATGGCCGCCGCACGCCGAACTTTCTGGTTCGGCGGTGCCCCGCCGCGCACCCCACAAGCTGAGAAAAGTCGGGCCGCCCGTGGCAGGTCCCCACCGAACCTGGCCACGCCCGCTGGAACTTTTCTGACGGTGTGGAGCGCCCGATCGGACCAACTCTGGAGAAAGTTTCGGCGAGTTGTCCCCCATCCAGGGAGACCCGGACCACCCTCAGCCTGTGGAGGGCCTGGGCATGAACGCACCAACAGCTGGGGACAACCTTGTGGACAGCTCGCAGATCATGTGGATGCTCTTTGCCAACTGCCGAGTTGTCCACCGGTCCTCCCGGTTTCTCACCAGTTGCACACACCCACAGTCCACAGCCCTAGAAACCACCTGAGCTGCGCAGACTCACGCTGTCCACACAACTCACAACCCTTACTACTGCTGCTGTCTTGATCTTTCGAAGAAGTAAAAATCAAAAGATGAACAGGCGGCGCGAAGTTGGGGATGGACGGCTCGCGGTCGAGGACGGGTCGAGGTGACGAGCAGGCCCGGAAGCCTCTACGGTGGAGCCCGCCTCGCTCGGACCTCGATGCGTCGCTGCGCCAACCCTGGGCCGTCGTGGCCCACGACCCGACGGCGAACGACCTGCCCAGCCCGAGCCCGTGACGGTCGCGTCGATTCTCCGAAAGGACCTGCCATGAAGATCCGCGTCGAGCGGGACGGCCTTGCCGACGCCGTCGCCTGGGTCGCCCGCAGCCTGCCCTCCCGGCCTCCGGTGCCGGTGCTCGGTGGAGTGCTGCTGGACGCGGGCGGAGCCGACGGCGACAACGGGGAGACGTTGACCGTCTCCGGTTTCGACTACGAGGTCTCCGCCCAGATCGGCGTGCCGGCCACCATCTCCGCGGCCGGTCGCACCCTGGTCTCCGGCAAGCTGCTGGCCGACATCACCAGGTCGCTGCCCAACCACCCGGTGGAGATCGCGGTCGACGGCGCCAGGGTGACCATCACCTGCGGCAGCGCGAAGTTCAGCCTGCCCACCATGCCGGTGGAGGACTACCCGCAGCTGCCCGCCATGCCGCAGCTGGCCGGTCACCTGCCCTCGGACAGCTTCGGCCCCGCCGTCGCCCAGGTCGCCATCGCGGCCGGCAAGGACGACACGCTGCCGATGCTGACCGGCGTGCGGATGGAGATCGAGGACGAGAAGGTCACCCTGGTGGCCACCGACCGCTTCCGGCTCGCCCTGCGCGAGTTCACCTGGGAGCCCAGCGGCGAGGTCGGCTCGACCGCGCTGCTGGTCCCGGCTAAGACCCTGGCCGACGCGGCGAAGACCCTCGGCGGCTCCGGCTCCAAGATCGAGCTCTCCCTCGGCGACTCCGACGGCCTGCTCGGCCTCTCCGGCTCCGGCCGCCGCACCACCACCCGGCTGCTGGACGCCGAGTTCCCGAAGTACCGCCAGCTGCTGCCCAGCGAGCACGCCGCAGCCGCGGTGATCGAGGTGGCCCCGCTGGTCGAGGCGATCAAGCGCGTCTCCCTGGTCGCCGAGCGCGGCACCCAGGTCCGGCTGGAGTTCACCGAGGCATCGCTGCGCCTGTCCGCGGGCGGCGACGATGAGGGCAGCGCGGAGGAGGAGCTCCCGGTCGAGCTCACCGGCGACCCGCTGACCATCGCGTTCAACCCCGGCTACCTGCTCGACGGCCTCGGCGCGATGCACACCGGCAAGGCGCAGCTGACCTTCACCACGCCCAGCCGTCCCGCGCTGGTCAAGCCGGTGGACGCCGAGGGCGAGGTCGAACCCGGCTACATCTACCTGCTGATGCCGGTTCGCCTGCCCGGCTGAGCCATCCCCAACCCGAACACTTCGTAGTCAGGAAAGGTCGTAACTGTGGTGCAGCTCGGACTCGTCGGCCTGGGCAAGATGGGCTTCAACATGCGCGAGCGGCTGCGCCGCGCGGGCCACGAGGTGATCGGGTACGACCGCAACCAGGAGGTCAGCGACAGCGAGTCGCTGGCCGACCTGGTCTCGCGGCTGGCCGCTCCCCGGATCGTCTGGATCATGGTGCCGGCCGGTGCCCCGACTCAGGCGACCGTGGAGGAGCTCAACGACCTGCTGTCCGAGGGTGACCTGATCATCGAGGGCGGCAACTCCCGGTTCACCGACGACCAGAAGCACGCCGCGCTGCTGGAGAAGAACGGCATCGGCTACCTGGACTGCGGTGTCTCCGGCGGGGTCTGGGGCCTGGAGAACGGCTACGGCCTGATGGTCGGCGGCGAGCCGGAGTTCGTCGAGCGGGCGCTGCCGATCTTCGACGCGCTGCGGCCGGAGGGCCCGCGCGAGGAGAGCTTCGCGCACGCGGGCAAGGTCGGCGCGGGTCACTTCGCCAAGATGGTGCACAACGGCATCGAGTACGGCCTGATGCAGGCCTACGCCGAGGGCTTCGAACTGCTGGACGCCTCCGAGGTGGTCGCGGACACCCCCGCGGTGATCAAGGCCTGGCAGCGCGGCACCGTCGTCCGGTCCTGGCTGCTCGACCTGCTGGTCAGGGCGCTGGACTCGGACCCGGAGCTGGACGACCTGCGCGGCTACGTCGAGGACTCCGGCGAGGGCCGGTGGACGGTGGAGGAGGCGATCAACCACGCGGTGCCCGCGCCGGTGATCTCCGCCGCGCTGTTCGCCCGGTTCGCCTCGCGGCAGGAGGACTCGCCCGCGATGCGCGCGGTGGCCGCGCTGCGCAACCAGTTCGGCGGGCACGCGGTGCACCAGGCCGGTCCCAGCTCCGGCGCCGGATCGACCAAGTAACCGTTGTACGTCCGAGCGTTGCAGGTCGCCGACTTCCGGTCCTGGGAGTCCGCCGACCTGGTCTTCGAGCCTGGGCCGAGTGTGCTGGTCGGCCAGAACGGCCAGGGCAAGACCAACCTGGTCGAGGCCATCGGCTACGTGGCCACCCTGTCCTCGCACCGGGTGGCCACCGACGCACCGCTGGTCCGGCAGGGTGCGCCGCGGTCGGTGGTGCGCACCGCAGTGGTGCACCACGGCCGGGAGCTGCTGGTCGAACTGGAGATCACCCCCGGCAAGGCGAACCGGGCTCGGATCAACCGGGCCCCGGTGCCCAAGCCGAGGGAGGTGCTCGGCATCCTGCGCACCGTGCTGTTCGCGCCGGAGGACCTGGCGCTGGTCAGGGGCGATCCCGGCGAGCGGCGGCGGTTCCTGGACGACCTGCTGGTGCTGCGCGCACCACGCTTCGCCGGTGTGCGCGCGGATTATGAACGAGTGCTCAAGCAGCGCGGCGCCCTGCTGAAAACCGCAGGTTCGGCGCGTCGGGCGGGCAGCAGCGGGGATATTCGCACCCTGGACGTGTGGGACGGGCACCTGGCCAGGCACGGCGCGGTGCTGCTGGCCGCGCGGCTGGACCTGGTGGCCGCGCTGCAGCCGCTGGTGTCCGCCGCCTACGCGGGGGTGGCGCCGGAATCGCGACCCGCCGAGGTGAAGTACCGCAGTTGCCTGGGTGCGGCCCTGCCGGAGGGTTACGGTGTGGCAGGCGGTCCGCCGGCGGACATCGCGACCTTGGAAGCGGTGCTGCTGGCCGAGGTCGCCAAGGTGCGGACCCAGGAGATCGACCGAGGGGTCAGTCTCATCGGTCCGCACCGGGACGAGCTGGAGCTGATCCTCGGCAGCACACCGGCCAAGGGATATGCCAGCCACGGCGAGTCCTGGTCCTTCGCGCTCGCGCTGCGACTGGCGGCCTTCGAGCTGCTGCGCGCGGAGGACGTCGAGCCGGTGCTGATCCTCGACGACGTGTTCGCCGAGCTGGACCGGCGGCGACGGCAGCGGCTGGCCGAGGTGGCCGCCGCCGCGGAGCAGGTCCTGGTCACCGCCGCGGTGGCCGAGGACGTCCCGGCCGAGCTGGCAGGCGCCCGCTACGAGGTGGGTGAAGGGAAGGTCGAGCGTGTCCGGTGACCAGCCGTCAACCGGGTGTGACGCGTCGCACTCCTGGGGACAACCCTGTGGATAATGTGGATAACTCCGTCACGCGTGGGGATGTGCCACCACCTGACCCGGGTACTGATCGACCCTCCGTCACCTCTCCAGGTGGATTCACTGCGGAGGGTGAACACGGACTGCGAGGGGTCGACCTGGCCAAGATGGCCCTGGCCGAGGCCCGCGCCGCCAACAAGCTGAAGCGGGACGCGGCCAAGGCCGCCCAGGCGCCGCGCGCGGGCGGGGCCAACGCGCAGCGCCGCCGCCGGTGGTCCGGGCCGGGAGTGGACCACCGGGACCCGCAGCCGCTGGGCGCGCTGGCCGCGCGGATCGCCAGCGAGCGCGGCTGGACCGACAAGCTCTCCGGTGGCACCGTGTTCGGCAGCTGGGCCAAGCTGGTCGGGGCCGAGGTGGCCGAGCACGCCACCCCGCTCGCGCTCAAGGATGGTGAGCTGACCGTGCAGGCCAGCTCCACCGCATGGGCGACCCAGCTCAAGCTGCTCCAGCGCCAGCTGCTCAGCCAGATCCGCGCCGGAGTGGGCAAAGACGTGGTCAAACGTCTGCGGGTGCAGGGACCGGCCGCGCCGAGCTGGCGGTACGGACCACGCCACGTGCCCGGCCGCGGCCCGCGAGACACCTATGGGTGACGTGGCGCGGCTGGTTTTCTCCCAGGCCTCTTGACACCGATTCTCCGCACTCCGGACCCGGACAACTTGTTCTTCGGTCTTCTATGACCGTCTCAGGGGTGTCCTAGGGTCATTCCTGTCCGGGTGGACCGGTAGGATTGACGAGGTTGTGCTCCGCACCCCAAGCGCACGCCGTCAAGCTGAGGAGACAGTGGCCTGTGGCTGCCAATACGAACAACGAGTACAGCGCGTCCTCCATCACCGTGCTCGAAGGCCTTGAGGCCGTCCGCAAGCGACCCGGCATGTACATCGGCTCCACCGGTGAGCGTGGTCTGCACCACCTCATCTGGGAGGTCGTGGACAACGCGGTCGACGAGGCGATGGCCGGTCACGCCACCAAGGTGGAGGTCACGCTGCTCGCCGACGGCGGCGTGCGGGTCATCGACGACGGCCGTGGCATCCCGGTCGACGAGCACCCGGTGGAGAAGCGTCCCGCGGTCGAGGTCGTGCTGACCACGCTGCACGCGGGCGGCAAGTTCGGCGGCGACTCCTACGCGGTCTCCGGCGGTCTGCACGGTGTCGGCGTGTCCGTGGTGAACGCGCTGGCCACCCGGCTGGACGTGGAGATCCGCCGGGACGGCTTCGTCTGGAACCAGCGGTATGAGAAGTCCGCGCCGGCGCACCCGCTGAAGAAGGGTGAGCCGACCGACGAGACCGGCACGATCATCACCTACTGGGCCGACCCGGACATCTTCGAGACCACCACCTACAGCGCGGAGACGGTCTCCCGCCGGCTCCAGGAGATGGCCTTCCTGAACAAGGGCCTGATCATCACGCTGCGGGACGAGCGGGTCAGCGAGGCCGACGAGGTCGAGGACGCCGAGGGGGTCAAGGCCGCGATCAAGGAGCGGACCTTCTGCTACCCGGGCGGCCTGGAGGACTTCGTCACGCACATCAACGCCACCCGCGAGTCGGTGCACAAGAAGATCATCTCCTTCGGCGCCAAGGCGGAGGGCCTCGAGGTCGAGGTCGCGATGCAGTGGAACACCGGCTACTCCGAGTCGGTCTTCACCTTCGCCAACACGATCAACACGCACGAGGGCGGCACCCACGAGGAGGGCTTCCGCGCCGCGCTCACCCGCGTGATCAACGAGTACGCGCGGGAGAAGAAGCTGCTCAAGGAGAAGGACGCGAACCTCTCCGGCGAGGACGTGCGCGAGGGTCTGGCCGCGATCGTCTCGATCAAGCTGAAGGAGCCCCAGTTCGAGGGGCAGACCAAGACCAAGCTGGGCAACACCGAGGCCAAGTCGTTCGTGCAGAAGACCTGCAACGAGCACCTGCCCGACTGGTTCGACGCCAACCCGGCCGACGCCAAGACCATCATCAGCAAGGCCATCTCCTCCTCGCAGGCGCGCGCGGCCGCGCGCAAGGCGCGCGAGCTGGTCCGGCGCAAGAGCGCGCTGGAGATCGGCGGCCTGCCCGGCAAGCTCAAGGACTGCCGCTCCAACAACCCGGAGGAGTGCGAGCTCTACATCGTCGAGGGCGACTCCGCCGGTGGCTCGGCCAAGGAAGGCAGGGAGTCGCGTTTCCAGGCGATCCTGCCGATCCGAGGCAAGATCATCAACGTGGAGAAGGCACGCATTGACAAGGTGCTGAAGAACAACGAGGTGCAGAGCCTGATCACCGCCCTCGGCACCGGCATCCACGACGAGTTCGAGCTGACCAAGCTGCGCTACCACAAGGTCGTGCTGATGGCCGACGCCGACGTGGACGGCCAGCACATCACCACGCTGCTGCTCACCCTGTTGTTCCGCTTCATGCGCCCGCTGATCGAGCACGGGCACGTCTACCTGG from Crossiella sp. CA-258035 harbors:
- the dnaA gene encoding chromosomal replication initiator protein DnaA; its protein translation is MSDTHAELGLVWERVVQELSSGTLSPQQRAWMRVTRPIGLLDGTALLAAPSDFAKDAIERALREPITAALSRHLGRDVSLAVKVDNAPLSPAPPKPVAPPPVSAPSHAGPSLEQPTMPAIPLPLAPLPNGMATTPIPATGLPQVSPLPTVAMAEGGDTEDEVDEEREALAAVHEIWPKYSGNSAGQPARSPSNPQTRLNEKYTFDTFVIGASNRFAHAAAVAVAEAPARAYNPLFIWGESGLGKTHLLHAVGHYAQRLFQGMRVRYVSTEEFTNDFINSLRDDRKVAFQRRYRDVDVLLVDDIQFLEGKEGTQEEFFHTFNTLHNANKQIVVSSDRPPKRLETLEDRLRTRFEWGLITDIQPPELETRIAILRKKAAQDRLAAPAEVLEFIAARIERNIRELEGALIRVTAFASLNRQPVDVPLAEIVLRDLIPDSQAPEITAPTIMAVTAEFFAVSIDDLCGPGKTKALAQARQIAMYLCRELTDLSLPKIGQTFGGRDHTTVMYADKKIRKEMAERRRIYDQVQELTSRIKQRARA
- the dnaN gene encoding DNA polymerase III subunit beta, with the translated sequence MKIRVERDGLADAVAWVARSLPSRPPVPVLGGVLLDAGGADGDNGETLTVSGFDYEVSAQIGVPATISAAGRTLVSGKLLADITRSLPNHPVEIAVDGARVTITCGSAKFSLPTMPVEDYPQLPAMPQLAGHLPSDSFGPAVAQVAIAAGKDDTLPMLTGVRMEIEDEKVTLVATDRFRLALREFTWEPSGEVGSTALLVPAKTLADAAKTLGGSGSKIELSLGDSDGLLGLSGSGRRTTTRLLDAEFPKYRQLLPSEHAAAAVIEVAPLVEAIKRVSLVAERGTQVRLEFTEASLRLSAGGDDEGSAEEELPVELTGDPLTIAFNPGYLLDGLGAMHTGKAQLTFTTPSRPALVKPVDAEGEVEPGYIYLLMPVRLPG
- the gnd gene encoding phosphogluconate dehydrogenase (NAD(+)-dependent, decarboxylating) → MVQLGLVGLGKMGFNMRERLRRAGHEVIGYDRNQEVSDSESLADLVSRLAAPRIVWIMVPAGAPTQATVEELNDLLSEGDLIIEGGNSRFTDDQKHAALLEKNGIGYLDCGVSGGVWGLENGYGLMVGGEPEFVERALPIFDALRPEGPREESFAHAGKVGAGHFAKMVHNGIEYGLMQAYAEGFELLDASEVVADTPAVIKAWQRGTVVRSWLLDLLVRALDSDPELDDLRGYVEDSGEGRWTVEEAINHAVPAPVISAALFARFASRQEDSPAMRAVAALRNQFGGHAVHQAGPSSGAGSTK
- the recF gene encoding DNA replication/repair protein RecF, whose product is MYVRALQVADFRSWESADLVFEPGPSVLVGQNGQGKTNLVEAIGYVATLSSHRVATDAPLVRQGAPRSVVRTAVVHHGRELLVELEITPGKANRARINRAPVPKPREVLGILRTVLFAPEDLALVRGDPGERRRFLDDLLVLRAPRFAGVRADYERVLKQRGALLKTAGSARRAGSSGDIRTLDVWDGHLARHGAVLLAARLDLVAALQPLVSAAYAGVAPESRPAEVKYRSCLGAALPEGYGVAGGPPADIATLEAVLLAEVAKVRTQEIDRGVSLIGPHRDELELILGSTPAKGYASHGESWSFALALRLAAFELLRAEDVEPVLILDDVFAELDRRRRQRLAEVAAAAEQVLVTAAVAEDVPAELAGARYEVGEGKVERVR
- a CDS encoding DciA family protein; this encodes MALAEARAANKLKRDAAKAAQAPRAGGANAQRRRRWSGPGVDHRDPQPLGALAARIASERGWTDKLSGGTVFGSWAKLVGAEVAEHATPLALKDGELTVQASSTAWATQLKLLQRQLLSQIRAGVGKDVVKRLRVQGPAAPSWRYGPRHVPGRGPRDTYG
- the gyrB gene encoding DNA topoisomerase (ATP-hydrolyzing) subunit B — encoded protein: MAANTNNEYSASSITVLEGLEAVRKRPGMYIGSTGERGLHHLIWEVVDNAVDEAMAGHATKVEVTLLADGGVRVIDDGRGIPVDEHPVEKRPAVEVVLTTLHAGGKFGGDSYAVSGGLHGVGVSVVNALATRLDVEIRRDGFVWNQRYEKSAPAHPLKKGEPTDETGTIITYWADPDIFETTTYSAETVSRRLQEMAFLNKGLIITLRDERVSEADEVEDAEGVKAAIKERTFCYPGGLEDFVTHINATRESVHKKIISFGAKAEGLEVEVAMQWNTGYSESVFTFANTINTHEGGTHEEGFRAALTRVINEYAREKKLLKEKDANLSGEDVREGLAAIVSIKLKEPQFEGQTKTKLGNTEAKSFVQKTCNEHLPDWFDANPADAKTIISKAISSSQARAAARKARELVRRKSALEIGGLPGKLKDCRSNNPEECELYIVEGDSAGGSAKEGRESRFQAILPIRGKIINVEKARIDKVLKNNEVQSLITALGTGIHDEFELTKLRYHKVVLMADADVDGQHITTLLLTLLFRFMRPLIEHGHVYLAQPPLYKIKWPRQEPEFAYSDRERDGLIQAGVANGRKLPKDDAIQRYKGLGEMNADELWETTMDPAHRVLRQVTLDDAATADELFSVLMGEDVESRRAFITRNAKDVRFLDV